The DNA region CAGGTGACCGTGGACGAGCAGCGCGTCGGCGGAGGGGTCGGTGCCTTCCAGGCGCGCGACGACGTTCGCACGCCCCTTCGTGCGCTCCAGGAGCGTCGGCTCCAGACCCGCCTCGGCGAGCAGCGCGGCCGCGTACTCGGCTGCCGGCCGCTCCTGGCAGTCACCGCCGCCGCGGTTCGTGGTGTCGATCCGGATGAGGTCGGAGGTGAACCGGACGACCTCGTCCAGGGCCTGCCCGTCGACCGAGCCCTCCCTGGCCGTGTGCTCGTCGGTCGCGCTCTTGTTGTCAGCCATAGGTCTCCTCCACGGCGGCCGAGACGATCGTGGTGACCGCCTTGAAGGTACGAATCCCCTCGTACATGGTCGGGCTGGTGTACGCGACCTTCCGCTCCCCGGTGCGCTCGACGCCCGGGACGACGGTGGCCGCCATCGCGAGGTGTTCGGCGTCGAACTCCAGGGCCACGGTGAACGGGCCGCCGTCCACGGGCTCGTGCCGCACCGCGAGCCGCGTGGCCTCCTTGGCGGCGGCGCGGATGTCCGACGCCGTACGCACCGGTGTGCGGCACACGGCCGCGTAGCGCGAGACATGGTCCTTGACGGCGACCTTCAGCGCCTCGGGGGCGTAACCGAGCGCGTCCTCGCAGGCCACGTCGTCGCCGGTGACGAGAACGACGGGGACGCCGTACTCGGCGACGACATGCGCGTTGAGCAGGCCCTCGCTGGCCCGTACGTCGTTGATCCAGACGCCGGTGATCGAGTTGGCGAGGTAGGTGTGGGCGAGGACGCCCTCCATGCCCGCGCCGGCGTGGTAACCGACGAACGCGATGCCGTCGACGTCGCCGTGCTGCACGCCCTCCACCATGGACAGCGACTTGTGCCGCCCGGTGAGCATCTGAGCCCGTTCGTCCAGCTGCTCCAGGAGCAGGTTGCGCATGGTCCAGTGGGCCTCGTTGATGAGGACCTCGTCGGCGCCGCCGTCGAGGAAGCCGAGGACGGCCGCGTTCACGTCCGAGGTGAACATCGACCGGCACCGCTCCCACTGCGGTGTGCCCGGCAGCACGTCGGCCGGCCAGGTCACCCCGGTGGCGCCCTCCATGTCGGCGCTGATGAGGATCTTTGCCATGTTCCAGTTGTATCGCAGTCGGGAGGAGCCCCACAGGGGAGGGCGGTCAGCCGGACGAACCGACCGAAACCTTCACTCGGCCGTCGGGGTACTCCTCGTCCACGGTGATCGTGGTGCCGTCGGGTCCCGCGAGGACCGGGACGCCCGGCCGGGACCGGATCGTCGTCTCCACGCCGTTCTGGTGGAAGGTGAGCGCGGCCGTGGGCCGGCGGCCGAAGGGAGCGTCGTACGTCTGGAGGCGGCTCCGGACGACGGCCCCGGTGGTGTCCAGGGCGGGCTGGGCGTGTGCGTCGACGGGCAGGATCTGGCCGTGGCCGCCGTTGGCCTTGGTCCTGTTGTCCCGGTACTTGGTGTTCCAGAACCAGATCAGCGTGCCGCTCTCGTAGTGCAGCCGTTCCTTGAGCTTGGGCAGTGTGGAGCGCCAACCCAGCTGGAACGGGCCGGACTTGAGGTAGCTGTCCTCGCCGACGTACTGCCGGTTCTCGACGACGTAGTAGCGCGCGTTGCCGTCCGCGTCGGCGGGGAGCTTCACCAGGAGGGCTTCCTTGCCCTGTGTCGCGGAGTCGACCGACAGCGGGTTCAGGACGACGGTCGAGGGGGTGCCGGCCTTCGCCGTCGCGTGGTCGAGCCAGCCGAGCCGCATCTTGGCCCAGGCGCCCAGGTCGGCGGGATGGGCGGACAGTTCGGCCTCGTCCGAGAGCAGTGAGCCGTGTGACATGACCGACCAGAAGCCGGTCGAGTTCTCACCGCCGGAGGTGTCGTACAGATCGGGCAGACCCAGGTCGTGGCCGTACTCGTGGGCCAGCGTGCCAAGTCCCCTGTTCTCGTTGGTCATCGTGTAGTCGTTGACCCAGATTCCGGAGTCGCCGACCTGGCTGCCGCCGTCCCGGTTCCCGTTGGCGGGGCCCAACTTGCCCGCGCCCGCCTGGAGATAGCTGACGGAGCCGCGGTGGGAGCCGATGGCATCGGTGCCGTTGACACCGCCACCGTTGGCCTGCGACTCCCCCGCGAACGTGACCATCACGCGGTCGAGATAGCCGTCGGGTTCGTTGAAGATCCCGTCCCGGTCGTGGTCGTTGCGGTCCCATGTGTCGTACGTGGCAAGGTATTTGGCCAACGAGGCGGCGGTCCGGCCCGTCGCGCGCTGGTCCTCGTACCACTTGTCGAGGCCGTCGGTGACGAGCTGCTCGTTGCAGTAGTACGTCGAGATGGCGAC from Streptomyces sp. NBC_00258 includes:
- a CDS encoding M55 family metallopeptidase, translated to MAKILISADMEGATGVTWPADVLPGTPQWERCRSMFTSDVNAAVLGFLDGGADEVLINEAHWTMRNLLLEQLDERAQMLTGRHKSLSMVEGVQHGDVDGIAFVGYHAGAGMEGVLAHTYLANSITGVWINDVRASEGLLNAHVVAEYGVPVVLVTGDDVACEDALGYAPEALKVAVKDHVSRYAAVCRTPVRTASDIRAAAKEATRLAVRHEPVDGGPFTVALEFDAEHLAMAATVVPGVERTGERKVAYTSPTMYEGIRTFKAVTTIVSAAVEETYG
- a CDS encoding immune inhibitor A domain-containing protein; protein product: MSKRIRRSPLLRRSLVAAIAAAAVAAPAVHAQGASAAVTSAETGAAAEAPGHDLLSERGERTQRARALAVAKVAAGQATPETRGSSQRIEYRQGSYAETARTTDRIFVLPVEFSDYTHNRIPEPDRATDNATVWTRDYSRAYYQRQIFGTADETAGDTLRSYFRRQSSGVYSITGTVHDWTRVDRPLAHYGTDACRKNGVAISTYYCNEQLVTDGLDKWYEDQRATGRTAASLAKYLATYDTWDRNDHDRDGIFNEPDGYLDRVMVTFAGESQANGGGVNGTDAIGSHRGSVSYLQAGAGKLGPANGNRDGGSQVGDSGIWVNDYTMTNENRGLGTLAHEYGHDLGLPDLYDTSGGENSTGFWSVMSHGSLLSDEAELSAHPADLGAWAKMRLGWLDHATAKAGTPSTVVLNPLSVDSATQGKEALLVKLPADADGNARYYVVENRQYVGEDSYLKSGPFQLGWRSTLPKLKERLHYESGTLIWFWNTKYRDNRTKANGGHGQILPVDAHAQPALDTTGAVVRSRLQTYDAPFGRRPTAALTFHQNGVETTIRSRPGVPVLAGPDGTTITVDEEYPDGRVKVSVGSSG